The Chiroxiphia lanceolata isolate bChiLan1 chromosome 4, bChiLan1.pri, whole genome shotgun sequence genome contains a region encoding:
- the CCDC142 gene encoding coiled-coil domain-containing protein 142: MAARLAWRHAEGCLRALGRPGTPAPAPESLAELFQGLEIYNRVVQGLAEELGPEAGPGGLPAPFTVDGVLRVLAAERGRAVAERLQPLLQPRGGDIRDGHVCWEDVVVPWPLGHDAAGTDTVTDAEGSGAEALPGLAAELQELCLEDEELTGRVLGALVASADSLWQPVLSESPEPTGPRPGSAGGWKSVRWLDTARGPATAALGARYRPLLWGAVGAALGHGLGTPPATPSATVTAAQELSRALTAARVPPECQEELGVLCLHLMCRSILCSWDMDFTCALGSGLSDKCLEVPGGPPGPGCSRTAQQLRRLFPALALALRCLRPLPSHPHASPGGPCLRLQVLSRCLAAAAAAHAWLTGRAGRYLAAWALPQFLLLTQGDLQVLKAETEQLALQVSGTFPEPGDTDGDTPPKPLPLSPWELQLCRQIHGVANDIQLFSGDVLQMFSTSCKRLSAEIFDQTMPLGRHWRLGPRAELPSTPSAYAAAAVQAVLGQVLQGAQALPRDAQAPTLARVTTAFLEAWMDHILTHRIKFSLQGAMQLRRDFEAVRELLCSERSGLAPEARQALRALRVFRHTDTAVRCLLQQPGGRGGHSRGWAGLRRCCSDEGAHPLDPPPDPLPVLDPLEVAVPLPGPPPPGDVPGDVRGSARGAAAEPPLPGSPQQWLSLRLHRARRWRVPGLPCVGNSPEG; encoded by the exons ATGGCCGCGCGTCTGGCCTGGCGGCACGCTGAGGGGTGCCTGCGGGCGCTCGGCCgccccgggacccccgccccggcccccgaGAGCCTGGCCGAGCTCTTCCAGGGGCTGGAGATCTACAACCGTGTGGTGCAGGGGCTGGCGGAGGAGCTGGGCCCCGAGGCGGGTCCCGGGGGTCTCCCCGCTCCCTTCACGGTGGACGGGGTGCTGCGGGTGCTGGCGGCCGAGCGCGGCCGGGCCGTGGCCGAGcggctgcagcccctcctgcagccccgggGTGGGGACATCAGGGACGGACACGTGTGCTGGGAGGACGTGGTGGTGCCGTGGCCGCTAGGGCACGATGCTGCGGGGACGGACACGGTGACGGACGCGGAAGGTTCCGGAGCGGAGGCGCTGCCGGGGCTGGCGGCcgagctgcaggagctgtgcctggaggACGAGGAGCTGACGGGACGCGTTTTGGGGGCGCTGGTGGCCTCGGCCGACAGCCTGTGGCAGCCGGTGCTGTCCGAGAGCCCCGAGCCCACGGGGCCGCGCCCGGGCAGCGCGGGCGGCTGGAAGTCAGTGCGGTGGCTGGACACCGCCCGCGGCCCCGCGACCGCCGCGCTGGGCGCCCGGTACCGCCCACTGCTCTGGGGGGCCGTGGGCGCCGCGCTGGGGCACGGTCTGGGCACCCCCCCCGCCACCCCGAGTGCCACCGTCACCGCGGCACAGGAGCTGAGCCGCGCCCTCACCGCGG CCCGTGTGCCCCCCgagtgccaggaggagctgggggtgctctgCCTGCACCTGATGTGCCGGAGCATCCTCTGCAGCTGGGACATGG ATTTCACCTGTGCCCTGGGCTCCGGGCTGTCGGACAAGTGCTTGGAGGTCCCAGGGGGGCCCCCGGGGCCGGGGTGCAGCCGCACGGCGCAGCAGCTCCGGCgcctcttcccagccctggcgCTGGCCCTGCGCTGCCTGCGCCCGCTGCCCAGCCACCCACACG CAtcccctgggggtccctgcctGCGGCTGCAGGTGCTGAGCCGGTGtctggcggcggcggcggcggctcaCGCGTGGCTGACGGGCAGGGCCGGGCGGTACCTGGCGGCCTGGGCACTGCCCCAGTTCCTGCTGCTCACCCAGGGAGACCTGCAG gtgctgaaggcagagacagagcagctggCGCTGCAGGTGAGTGGGACATTCCCAGAGCCGGGGGACACTGATGGGGACACCCCCCCAAAGCCactccccctgtccccctgggAGCTCCAGCTGTGCCGGCAGATCCACGGAGTGGCCAACGACATCCAG CTCTTCTCCGGGGACGTGCTCCAGATGTTCTCCACCAGCTGCAAGCGGCTCTCGGCCGAGATCTTTGACCAGACGATGCCACTGGGCCGGCACTGGCGGCTCGGGCCACGCGCCG agctgcccagcacccccagcGCGTACGCGGCGGCCGCGGTGCAGGCGGTGCTggggcaggtgctgcagggggCACAGGCCCTGCCCCGCGATGCCCAGGCACCCACCCTGGCACGGGTCACCACGGCCTTCCTGGAGGCCTGGATGGACCACATCCTCACCCACAGGATCAAGTTCAG CCTGCAGGGGGCCATGCAGCTGCGGCGGGACTTCGAGGCGGTGCGGGAGCTGCTGTGCTCGGAGCGCTCCGGGCTGGCCCCCGAGGCCCGGCAGGCGCTGCGGGCGCTGCGCGTGTTCCGCCACACGGACACGGCCGTGCgctgcctcctgcagcagcccgGGGGGCGCGGAGGGCACAGCCGCGGCTGGGCCGGGCTGCGGCGCTGCT gCTCGGATGAAGGCGCCCACCCCCTGGATCCACCCCCGGACCCCCTGCCCGTTCTGGACCCCCTGGAGGTGGCGGTCCCGCTGCCGGGGCCGCCCCCACCGGGCGATGTGCCGGGCGATGTGCGGGGCAGTGCCCGCGGCGCCGCTGCCGAGCCGCCGCTCCCGGGCAGCCCCCAGCAGTGGTTGTCCCTGCGGCTGCACCGCGCCCGCCGCTGGAGAGTGCCGGGGCTGCCCTGCGTGGGCAACAGCCCCGAGGGCTGA
- the MOGS gene encoding mannosyl-oligosaccharide glucosidase — protein sequence MAGERRRRGGDGPRERPRERPRERDPKHRQQQKQQQQPRGPGRGRTVLVAAVAAAALALGLVAAATEWSRWSEASRLVTPHPAPPAVPPGSTGPLASPTYFWGTYRPHVYFGMKTRSPRSVVTGLMWLQHGGGLRHTCESGDGPARYGWVMHDGENFGVQEIRDGRLLLRTEFVKQPGGDHGGDWSWRVTARTEGKGPAPLLSLFFYVATDGQGELRPVLHDGTRLAAVEGTSEELGNFTLTFLPPTGEGEEEPKYASYNFLAAGVPGLHRLTELVQRSLREASLFSPPGRPRRHYLGVSRTGGLPGEPPQGQLLLHQVTLEAPAVLEVVLESGSAAGARRGRLAGRALGAALARHAAAFERRFEDTFGLGARGATPPQRRFAQAALSELLGGLGFFHGRSLLRSEHSSEPLPGPEAALFAAAPSRSCFPRGFLWDEGFHLLLLGRWAPALARDVLAHWLDLMNADGWIPREQILGDEARARVPPEFVLQHSETANPPTLLLALERLLPDAPLPYLRRLSPRLRAWFSWLNRTQAGPEPLTFRWRGRDTDAERFLNPKTLASGLDDYPRASHPSEQERHLDLRCWMALGARVLAALAERLGEPPEPYGDMALALSDNALLERHHWAPELGAFADFGNHSTAVALRWHRPAPVPGQAPPAPRLRREVREAPRPRFVGALGYVSLFPLLLQLLRADSPRLPALLGAMRSEAKLWTPFGLRSLARDSPWYLQRNTEHDPPYWRGSIWVNVNFLALRALHGYAQAAGPHREQAARLYRELRHNLVTNVFRQHEATGFLWEHYRDSDGAGQGCHPFAGWSALVVLAMAEDY from the exons ATggcgggggagcggcggcggcgtGGCGGGGACGGGccccgggagcggccccgggagCGGCCGCGGGAGCGGGACCCGAAACACCgccagcagcagaagcagcagcagcagccgcggggcccgggccggggccggaCGGTGCTGgtggcggcggtggcggcggcagCGCTGGCGCTCGGTCTCGTGGCGGCGGCGACCGAGTGGAGCCGGTGGAGCGAAGCCTCGCGCCTCGTCACCCCCCATCCCGCGCCCCCCGCCGTCCCCCCCGGCTCCACCGGGCCCCTCGCCTCGCCCACCTACTTCTGGGGCACGTACCGGCCGCACGTGTACTTCGGGATGAAGACGCGGAGCCCGCGCTCTGTCGTGACCG GGCTGATGTGGCTGCAGCACGGCGGCGGCCTGCGGCACACGTGCGAGAGCGGCGACGGGCCGGCCCGGTACGGGTGGGTGATGCACGACGGGGAGAACTTCGGCGTGCAGGAGATCCGCGACGGGCGGCTGCTGCTCAGGACGGAGTTCGTCAAGCAGCCGGGGGGAGACCACGGCGGAGACTGGAGCTGGAGGGTCACGGCGAGGACGGAG GGCAAaggcccggccccgctcctgTCCCTGTTCTTTTACGTGGCCACGGACGGGCAGGGGGAGCTGCGGCCGGTGCTGCACGACGGGACCCGCCTGGCGGCCGTGGAGGGAACATCGGAGGAGCTCGGGAACTTCACCCTCACCTTCCTGCCCCCAACGggggagggtgaggaggagcCTAAATACGCCAG CTACAACTTCCTGGCCGCGGGGGTGCCGGGGCTGCACCGCCTCACGGAGCTGGTCCAGCGCAGCCTCCGGGAAGCCTCGTTGTTCTCTCcgccggggcggccgcggcgccACTACCTGGGGGTGTCCAGGACGGGGGGCCTGCCCGGGGAGCCCCCgcaggggcagctgctgctgcaccaggtGACGCTGGAGGCGCCGGCGGTGCTGGAGGTGGTGCTGGAGTCGGGCagcgcggcgggggcgcggcgggggcggctgGCGGGGCGGGCGCTGGGCGCGGCGCTGGCCCGGCACGCGGCCGCCTTCGAGCGCCGCTTCGAGGACACCTTCGGGCTGGGGGCGCGCGGGGCGACCCCCCCCCAGCGCCGCTTCGCCCAGGCCGCGCTCAGCGAGCTGCTGGGGGGGCTCGGCTTCTTCCACGGCCGCTCCCTGCTGCGCTCGGAGCACAGTTCGGAGCCGCTGCCCGGCCCCGAGGCCGCGCTGTTCGCGGCCGCGCCCTCCCGCTCCTGCTTCCCGCGGGGCTTCCTGTGGGACGAGGGCttccacctgctgctgctgggccgCTGGGCGCCCGCGCTGGCCCGCGACGTGCTGGCGCACTGGCTCGACCTCATGAACGCCGACGGCTGGATCCCGCGGGAGCAGATCCTGGGGGACGAGGCGCGGGCCAGGGTGCCCCCCGAgtttgtgctgcagcacagcgAGACGGCGAACCCCCCGACGCTGCTGCTGGCGCTGGAGCGGCTGCTGCCCGACGCGCCCCTGCCCTACCTGCGCCGCCTCTCCCCGCGCCTGCGCGCCTGGTTCTCGTGGCTCAACCGCACCCAGGCCGGCCCCGAGCCCCTCACCTTCCGCTGGCGCGGCCGCGACACCGACGCCGAGCGCTTCCTGAACCCCAAGACGCTGGCGTCGGGGCTGGACGATTACCCGCGCGCCTCGCACCCGTCGGAGCAGGAGCGGCACCTGGACCTGCGCTGCTGGATGGCGCTGGGCGCCCGCGTGCTGGCGGCGCTGGCCGAGCGCCTGGGGGAGCCCCCCGAGCCCTACGGCGACATGGCCCTGGCGCTGAGCGACAACGCCCTGCTGGAGCGGCACCACTGGGCGCCCGAGCTCGGCGCCTTCGCCGACTTCGGCAACCACAGCACGGCCGTGGCGCTGCGCTGGCACCGCCCGGCCCCCGTGCCCGGCCAGGCCCCGCCGGCCCCACGGCTGCGCCGGGAGGTGCGGGAGGCGCCGCGGCCGCGCTTCGTGGGCGCGCTGGGCTACGTGAGCCTGTtcccgctgctgctgcagctgctgcgCGCAGACTCCCCGCGCCTGCCCGCGCTGCTGGGCGCCATGCGCAGCGAGGCGAAGCTCTGGACGCCCTTCGGGCTGCGCTCGCTGGCCCGCGACAGCCCCTGGTACCTGCAGCGCAACACCGAGCACGACCCCCCGTACTGGCGCGGCTCCATCTGGGTCAACGTGAACTTCCTGGCGCTGCGGGCGCTCCACGGGTACGCGCAGGCAGCGGGGCCGCACCGCGAGCAGGCGGCGCGGCTGTACCGGGAGCTGCGCCACAACCTGGTCACCAACGTGTTCCGGCAGCACGAGGCCACCGGGTTCCTGTGGGAGCACTACCGGGACAGCGACGGGGCGGGGCAGGGCTGCCACCCCTTCGCGGGCTGGTCCGCGCTCGTGGTGCTCGCCATGGCTGAGGACTATTAG
- the WBP1 gene encoding WW domain-binding protein 1, producing MERPGSAEGAWAALLGRQHPQAREFCPGVNNRPYVCETGHCCGESGCCTYYYELWWFWLLWTILILLSCCCAFRHRRAKLRLQQQQRQREINLIAYHGACQYPPSAADLRLLASFKLPAYEEVAQRPGTPPPPYSPGSPSLSPGSSGGCSSCSCGCSCASSPSSSSLSAPGTDETDPEPGPGPGGSTAGGSSSTGTGASWELPLPEEPPACGGPSKRGPLDFPEAEGGPCSYTEGGERGAGGAARGEGGLGRHRRLTGDSGIEVGRGLEEEEGEAEGCGGPGGGGGLAHLRCLSEPPRDPLLGSGLITEPPGAPHPD from the exons ATGGAGCGGCCCGGGAGCGCCGAGGGGGCCTGGGCCGCGCTGCTGGGCCGGCAGCACCCGCAG GCCCGGGAGTTCTGCCCGGGGGTGAACAACCGGCCCTACGTGTGCGAGACCGGGCACTGCTGCGGGGAGAGCGGCTGCTGCACCTACTACTACGAGCTGTGGT gGTTCTGGCTGCTCTGGACCATCCTGatcctgctgagctgctgctgcgcGTTCCGGCACCGCCGGGCCAAGCTCcgcctgcagcagcagcagcggcagcgcGAGATCAACCTCATCGCCTACCACGGTGCCTGCCAGTACCCCCCCTCCGCGGCGGACCTCC GGCTGTTGGCCTCCTTCAAGCTCCCCGCGTACGAGGAGGTGGCCCAGCGCCCCGGGACGCCGCCGCCGCCCTACAGCCCCGGGAGCCCCTCGCTGTCCCCCGGCTCCtccgggggctgcagctcctgctcctgcgGCTGCTCCTGCgcctcctcccccagcagctcctcgcTGTCGGCGCCGGGCACCGACGAGACGGACCcggagccggggccgggcccggggggCAGCACCGCCGGCGGCTCCAGCAGCACCGGCACCGGcgccagctgggagctgcccctgcccgAGGAGCCGCCGGCCTGCGGGGGCCCCTCCAAACGCGGCCCCCTGGACTTCCCCGAGGCCGAGGGCGGCCCCTGCTCCTACACcgaggggggggaaaggggggcgGGCGGTGCGGCCCGGGGGGAAGGCGGCCTCGGGCGGCACCGGCGGCTCACGGGGGACTCGGGCATCGAGGTGGGGCGGggcctggaggaggaggagggtgaggcCGAGGGGTGCGGGGGgccagggggtggggggggccTGGCTCACCTGCGCTGCCTGTCTGagcccccccgggaccccctgCTGGGGTCTGGACTCATCACGGAGCCCCCGGGGGCCCCTCACCCCGACTGA
- the RTKN gene encoding LOW QUALITY PROTEIN: rhotekin (The sequence of the model RefSeq protein was modified relative to this genomic sequence to represent the inferred CDS: inserted 2 bases in 1 codon; deleted 1 base in 1 codon), whose amino-acid sequence MRACPAADSQSARPPPPGPGQSRAVCPRLTPNNRDKGAGPRPRPEWRIQSSLEPACVRAERVVPRLPALCVRGPTSVLRRAHEAEAGQEPTLTIAVTKDTRVRAQPGGRGQPPVVAVTNRLGGEEVTHALVAESAAEAQRWLEAFEQHLCDLGQWKQCCEELMRIEEPPPRRPPAPLPPQGSLYHQTAIDPSDDIAAVTDILARHRXGGPRPPGPPPWLSLFEGPPPRSPSPPRRGRPRTLSLDARLSTLKGRGGPPRPPHSSSSSSGSSSPGPPQCDPPRPLQSRV is encoded by the exons ATGCGCGCCTGTCCCGCCGCCGACAGCCAAtcggcgcggccgccgccgcccggccccggccaATCGCGCGCCGTCTGCCCGCGCCTCACGCCCAACAACAGAGACAAAGgggccgggccccgcccccgcccgga GTGGAGAATCCAGAGCTCCCTGGAACCCGCCTGTGTCCGTGCTGAGAGGGTGGTTCCCCGCCTTCCAGCCCTGTGTGTCCGTGGG CCGACCTCTGTGCTACGGCGAGCCCACGAGGCCGAGGCGGGGCAGGAGCCCACCCTCACCATCGCTGTCACCAAG GACACGCGGGTGCGGGCGCAGCCGGGGGGGCGCGGGCAGCCCCCCGTGGTGGCCGTCACCAACCggctggggggggaggaggtgaCCCACGCCCTGGTGGCCGAGAGCGCGGCCGAGGCCCAGCGCTGGCTCGAGGCCTTCGAGCAGCACCTCTGCGACCTGG GCCAGTGGAagcagtgctgtgaggagctgaTGCGGATCGAGGagccccccccgcgccgccccccggccccgctg cccccccagggctccctctACCACCAGACGG CTATTGACCCCTCGGACGACATCGCGGCCGTGACCGACATCCTGGCGCGGCACCG GGGGGGTCCCCGCCCGCCGGGCCCCCCCCCGTGGCTGTCGCTGTTCGAGGGGCCCCCCCCgcgcagccccagccccccccggcggggccgcccccgcaCCCTGTCCCTGGACGCCCGGCTCAGCACCCTCAAGGGCCGGGGGggcccccccaggcccccccactccagctcctccagcagcggcagcagcagcccgGGACCCCCCCAGTGTGACCCCCCCAGGCCCCTCCAGTCCCGGGTCTGA
- the LOC116785974 gene encoding LOW QUALITY PROTEIN: drebrin-like (The sequence of the model RefSeq protein was modified relative to this genomic sequence to represent the inferred CDS: inserted 2 bases in 1 codon), with product MAGPGLERYRLALLAAREDVGNPRAGTDWAVFGYEKHHDLKLLDSGAGGPDELAGKFSAGSVMYGLCRVPDPGAGAPRIVLISWVGEKVPESQRAERAGHLPAIRSFFREATALVSARRPEDVTLEGLRRALAQLEPPGPRPPRRGTLPDIPELVGTNYRKTNPALEIQRTQRHSFWEQAEREEQQRKEEERRREREQRRRWERERLEEERRGAAERERRLQERERLIEERRQEQARLDAEERRKEQERWEQQQREHEAAERERRGSRGGSGTAAEAAILVSQRTQNPREFFRQRERSGSTSGPAVPGGPPGARRPFLRYQRSLTESAFIFRRPEPXPRPPPPGASRGAPPPSPGRPPPPLPPSPAGTGTPPCATLGTPPSPAQAGSPRATSPVGTGTPPCATTGTPISPTGSGTPPSATLGTPPSPARAGSPHATSPVGTGTPQRATTGTPTSPTGSGTPPSVTPRSPSSPVVMGTPKSGTTGTPPSPMGTGTPHSITPGTPSSATTMSGSPPATSGPPFSPPRMEAPPAPPGSGYPDSIYGVEPLLLPSTPGLGSPPRPPRDEEGPPPDTPPPPQPPWHPPG from the exons atggcggggccggggctggagcGGTACCGGCTGGCGCTGCTGGCGGCGCGGGAGGACGTGGGGAACCCCCGGGCTGGGACCGACTG GGCCGTCTTCGGCTATGAGAAGCACCACGACCTCAAGCTCCTGGATTCCGGAG CCGGGGGGCCGGATGAGCTCGCTGGAAAATTCTCCGCCGGCAGCGTCATGTACGGGCTGTGCCGGGTCCCCGATCCCGGCGCTGGCGCCCCCCGGATCGTCCTCATCAGCTGG GTCGGGGAGAAGGTGCCGGAATCGCAGCGGGCGGAGCGTGCCGGGCACCTGCCGGCCATCCGGAGCTTCTTCAGG GAGGCCACGGCCCTGGTCAGCGCCCGCCGTCCTGAGGATGTGACGCTGGAGGGGCTGCGCCGGGcgctggcacagctggagccccccggcccccgaCCCCCCAGGAGGGGAACCCTCCCCGACATCCCGGAGCTGGTG ggAACCAACTACCGCAAGACCAACCCGGCGCTGGAGATCCAGCGCACCCAGCGCCATTCCTTCTGGGAACAGGCCGAG CGGGAGGAGCAGCAGCGGAAGGAGGaggagcggcggcgggagcgggagcagCGGCGGCGCTGGGAGCGGGAGCGCTTGGAGGAGGagcggcgcggggccgcggagcgggagcggcggctGCAGGAGCGGGAGCGGCTCATCGAGGAGCGGCG gcaggagcaggcacGGCTGGACGCGGAGGAGcggaggaaggagcaggagcgATGG gagcagcagcagcgggaaCACGAGGCGGCCGAGCGGGAGCgcagggggagcagagggggcaGCGGGACGGCGGCC GAAGCCGCCATCCTCGTCTCGCAGCGCACTCAGAACCCCCGGGAATTCTTCCGGCAGCGGGAGCGCTCCGGGTCCACGTccggccccgccgtgcccggcGGCCCCCCCG gtGCCCGCCGGCCGTTCCTGCGGTACCAGCGCAGCCTGACGGAATCCGCCTTCATCTTCCGCCGGCCGGagcc ccccaggccccccccgCCCGGCGCCTCCCGCGGGGCACCGCCCCCCAGCCCGGGCCGACCCCCgcctcccctgccccccagccccgcgggGACAGGGACTCCGCCGTGTGCcaccctggggacccccccgAGCCCAGCCCAAGCAGGGTCCCCCCGTGCCACCAGTCCTGTAGGGACAGGGACCCCACCATGTGCCACCACCGGGACCCCCATCAGCCCCACGGGGAGTGGGACCCCTCCCTCTGCCACTCTGGGGACCCCCCCGAGCCCAGCCCGAGCAGGGTCCCCCCATGCCACCAgtcctgtggggacagggaccccccaaCGTGCCACCACCGGgacccccaccagccccacgGGGAGTGGGACTCCTCCCTCTGTCACCCCAAGGAGCCCCTCAAGCCCTGTGGTGATGGGGACCCCCAAAAGTGGCACCACTGGgacccctcccagccccatggggacagggacccctCACTCTATCACCCCGGGGACCCCCAGTTCTGCCACCACCATGTCGGGGTCCCCACCTGCCACATCTGGGCCCCCCTTCAGCCCCCCCAGGATGGaggccccccctgccccccctgGGTCGGGGTACCCTGACAGCATTTATGGGGTAGAGCCCTTGCTCCTCCCCAGTACTCCTGGTTTGGGGTcgccccccagacccccccggGATGAGGAGGGCCCCCCTCCGGAcactcccccccctccccagcccccctggCACCCCCCGGGATGA
- the LOC116785973 gene encoding rho-related BTB domain-containing protein 2-like has translation MDPDVDYERPNVETIKCVVVGDNAVGKTRLICARACNATLSQYRLLATHVPTVWAIDQYRVCQEVLERSRDVVDEVSVSLRLWDTFGDHHKDRRFAYGRSDVVVLCFSLANPNSLRHVKTMWYPEIKHFCPRTPIVLVGCQLDLRYADLDAVNRARRPLAKPIKPSDILPPERGHEVAQELGVPYYETSVVAQFGVKDVFDNAIRAALVSRRHLQFWKSHLRKMQRPLLQAPFLPPKPPPPLIQVPDAPPGLGGGPAALFRAPLCADVVFQLQGGHRVFAHRVFLATACSRFYDLFTLEGTPGEGDGGTRDLSGWGRGFLSLRWEEVPEPAAGRERRMAVVAMDSAVRPEPLRAVLEYLYTGRLERPHADLRQVGAVAELLEVFDLRMMVANELNQESFMNQEITKAFHVRRANRVKECLAKGVFADVVFRVDDGLVPAHKPLLIAGCDWMRAMFRGGFRESYAQEVSLPGTNCACLRAVLDFLYTGVFTPTPDLDAMELLILTDRLCLPRLQALTEQYAVDELLRAFMQRVEIDEQVIIYLEMTQFHNAHQLAAWCLHYICTNYNRVCRRFPREMKFMSPENQAHFERHRWPPVWYLKEEDLYLRSKKEREREEQLQRKQHPRSKWCFWRPSPPVS, from the exons ATGGACCCCGACGTGGACTACGAGCGCCCCAACGTCGAGACCATCAAGTGCGTCGTGGTGGGCGACAACGCGGTGGGCAAGACGCGGCTGATCTGCGCCCGCGCCTGCAACGCCACGCTGAGCCAGTACCGGCTGCTGGCCACGCACGTGCCCACCGTGTGGGCCATCGACCAGTACCGCGTCTGCCAGGAG GTGCTGGAGCGCTCCCGGGATGTGGTGGACGAGGTCAGCGTCTCCCTGCGCCTCTGGGACACCTTCGGGGACCATCATAAGGATCGGCGCTTCGCCTACGGCAG GTCGGACGTGGTCGTGCTCTGCTTCTCGTTGGCGAACCCCAACTCGCTGCGGCACGTGAAGACCATGTGGTACCCCGAGATCAAGCACTTCTGCCCCCGCACGCCCATCGTGCTGGTGGGCTGCCAGCTGGACCTGCGCTACGCCGACCTGGACGCCGTCAACCGCGCGCGCCGGCCGCTGGCCAA GCCCATCAAGCCCTCGGACATCCTGCCGCCGGAGCGGGGGCACGAGGTGGctcaggagctgggggtgcCGTACTACGAGACCAGCGTGGTGGCGCAGTTCGGGGTGAAGGACGTGTTTGACAATGCCATCCGCGCCGCGCTTGTGTCCCGCCGCCACCTGCAGTTCTGGAAGTCCCACCTGCGCAAGATGCAGCGCCCGCTGCTGCAGGCGCCCTTCCtgccccccaagccccccccgcccctcatCCAGGTGCCCGACGcgccccccgggctggggggtGGCCCGGCCGCGCTGTTCCGGGCCCCGCTCTGCGCCGACGTCGTGTTCCAGCTGCAGGGCGGGCACCGCGTCTTCGCCCACCGCGTGTTCCTGGCCACCGCCTGCTCCCGCTTCTACGACCTGTTCACGCTCGAGGGGACCCCCGGCGAGGGGGACGGGGGCACCCGCGACCTGTCGGGGTGGGGCCGGGGGTTCCTGAGCCTGCGCTGGGAGGAGGTGCCGGagccggcggcggggcgggagcggcgcaTGGCGGTGGTGGCCATGGACTCGGCCGTGCGGCCGGAGCCGCTGCGCGCCGTGCTGGAGTACCTGTACACCGGGCGGCTGGAGCGGCCCCACGCCGACCTGCGCCAGGTGGGCGCCGTGGCCGAGCTGCTCGAGGTGTTCGACCTGCGCATGATGGTGGCCAACGAGCTCAACCAGGAGAGCTTCATGAACCAGGAGATCACCAAGGCCTTCCACGTGCGCCGCGCCAACCGCGTCAAGGAGTGCCTGGCCAAGGGCGTCTTCGCGG acGTGGTGTTCCGTGTGGATGACGGGCTGGTGCCGGCGCACAAGCCGCTGCTCATCGCTGGCTGCGACTGGATGAGGGCCATGTTCCGGGGGGGCTTCCGTGAGAGCTACGCCCAAGAG GTATCCCTGCCCGGCACCAACTGCGCCTGCCTCCGCGCCGTGCTCGACTTCCTCTACACGGGGGTCTTCACCCCCACGCCCGACCTGGACGCCATGGAGCTGCTCATCCTCACGGACCGGCTGTGCCTGCCGCGGCTGCAGGCGCTCACCG AGCAATACGCCGTGGACGAGCTGCTCCGAGCCTTCATGCAGCGCGTGGAGATCGACGAGCAGGTCATCATCTACCTGGAGATGACGCAG tTCCACAATGCCCACCAGCTGGCCGCGTGGTGCCTGCACTACATCTGCACCAACTACAACCGCGTGTGCCGCCGCTTCCCCCGCGAGATGAAGTTCATGTCCCCAG AGAACCAGGCGCACTTCGAGCGGCACCGCTGGCCCCCGGTGTGGTACCTGAAGGAGGAGGATCTGTACCTGCGCTCCAAGAAGGAGCGGGAGCGCgaggagcagctccagcgcAAGCAGCACCCCCGCAGCAAGTGGTGCTTCTGGCGGCCCTCGCCCCCCGTGTCCTGA